The nucleotide sequence CTATATGACATGAAGTACTGCTAGTCTTGTCTAATATTGGGCTGTTTTTAAAGTTTGTAGTAGAAATGTAATATTCATAAGCAGAACAAGAACCAATaccataaaatgcaaaaagtgtaaatatttttttttttttacagcgatcCTGTTGCTGTACATTGCTATTTACTTGTCTGTTGCATTTTGTAGTAAAACATTCAGATGTTTTGTCAGATGCTTCGAATAGCTTTCAACCTCATTCCTGGTTTTGAAATGAATGTCTTTGTTACCATTGTAACATCCTTACAGTCCTCACTTGTCTTTTCTGCTGTTGCGTGCAGTACTTATTTGTAGTATGAATGAAGATTCTCAGTTTTAATCAATGGATTCCGTATACTGACTCACAGcagtgaaaacactatcagttGGGATCATTTGCATGGAACAGTTTGCATGATCCGAGGAAGATGTGACTAGCCCAGGGCCACATGGTTTCTTTATCTAAGGTAAATCATTTTTTTGGACCGCCATTGTCACAAGGCTGTCAAAGTGTGAGATGAGTAACTTTAAGGGAAGTGTGCTAGCCAATGCATCACGCCTCAGATCACAGCTTGCTTGGATCTGCATTTGTTTGAGATTTGTGGTTTTAGATTTGCTGTGATTTGAAACCGAAGGCAAGCTGTGTGCAACTCTTTTCTGCATTTGGGATATTAAGAGTGTGGCTAGAGTGTGTCTCTCTAATAAGGAATCAATTAACAAGCATATAAAGACTCAAATCTCTTTCTGAACAGGAATTCTAGTGTTTGGGTAACAACTGTGGAAATAAATGTGGGACTTGGTGATTCTTTCCTGTTTATGTCAAACAAAAATCAATACTTTGGACATTCCGCAGATGGTTGCTTATTGTACTGTATCAAAGCTCCGGGCTGAATCAAGAATAAAACTATCACTGAATTGTCAAGAATCCCATAacagaaaacaactgaaaaatttGTCTGAAAACCATCTGCTTATATTAGCTGATGGCAAAATCCAAATCACGGCTGTTGGATGATCTTCAAAGAAAGCATCGTTTTACAAGGCAGCAGTGTAAATGGCTTTCTTGAGGAATGTTTTGAGCTGTGTAGTTTATGTGAGGCCGTGTAGCTTGGAGAAATGACTGCAAGGTCTAATTTTACCACTGCAAAGGAAACTTTAGGCTTTCTGACAGTTGAATTACAATCCTGCAAGGACTTTGGGTTCCATGTTTGTTGACTAATTTATGAGTGCAGTTTTCTTCTCACTGATAACTCAGTTTGCCCTGGATTTTGGTCCTTTTTGGCAAAGGTGATGTGAATTTAAAATCAAGTTTAAAATTTTCTAAcatagaccaggggtgtcaaattCAATTCCCGGAGGGCCGGAGCCCTGTAGAGTTCTGTTCCAATCCTgttccaacacacataccatgtagctttcaaataagcctgaaggacttgattagtcggatgaggtgtgtttaattagggttgaatctaaactctgtcggtctctggccctccaggatttgagtttgacacccctgacaTAGACCTTGAATTTCTGTACAGTAGAGAAACTAATGTAGATCTAGAAGTAAAACCAAGACTTGATTGTGAAAGTTTCATGAGATTGTAATTGTAGCACTCTGATTGCAATGACTTTCTGGCAGTTTTAAAGTGTAAACGTTGTCACAAATGTATGGCTTTGGGATGGACTATAGGAAATGGTAAATGTTGTGATTTGACTGTTCTAATACAAAACAATTGgcttgtgtttttcatttctgccTTATTGAACGTTTTAACTCTGTTCACAGAGTGTGATGTTGACTAATGCTTGACTGATTCTCTTGGCTTGAACTGGACTTTATtgattgttttctctctcttatcTTTCCACAGGCTCCAGTGATGAGAGGCCAGAGGAGATGGACACAGGTGCCCTCCCCGAGCAGAATGACCACACACTCTCACAGGTACAAGAACAGTGGGTATAAGTTCTAGCTGGTTTTTGAACCAGCTGCTTGCAGATGTCagaaattaaatctgaaaataaagtgtgaaatttatttaattaaggtTTTTTAACTACTATGGCAACTATTCCTGCACAATTTCTGCACAATAACCTTAGAGAGTATACTGTATAAAGTTTGTTAGTTTATACACTTTTAAAGCCACTATAGAAACTTTTAATGCTAAAATCTTTGATTAGTGTCAAAGGTTAAATATGATatctatttctatttaaaaaaaaaatttgcaaggacaaaataaattgatcaaaagtaacagtaaaaacatttataatgcaaaaaaaaatatatatatatatatttcaactacatgctgttctttttattcaTGGAAGAATCTAGAAACAAATGTTTGactttccaccaaaatattaagtggcacagctgttttcaacatttcaacattgacaaaaaagtgattttcttcagctttggcatcacaggaataaataactttaaaaaatatatttaaaaagaatcagttactttaaattataataatatttcacagtattactgttttcactgtatttttgatcaaatcagtgCAGCCTTTATGAGCATAAGAATCTTTAAAAATCGtatcaaccccaaacatttgatggAAGTAAATACAtagttaaaacttttttttttttttttgcatattgagGTAAACTCGCTTCTATTATCTACTAAAAATCACCAGTTGGTCAAAATCAAAAGtacaaatgagtaaaaaaaaaaaaaaaacggttcagagAAATCTATAGATTCAGCTTTTCCAGATGCCAataatatttgtgtgtaatgGAAAGCCACTGATACTGATGAAGTATGGCTTTAGGTGTCCATATTTCTTTGGGCCATAGTAGATATCTTTGGGTCTTTGGTGTTTTTGTTAGTGCATGAACATTATCTTCTAGTCATACCTCAACATATCAGTTGGGTTAAGGTCAGGTCAGTGTGCTCCAAACAGAGATACTCCCAGCATATACTGTGCAGCTGCTTTGAGGCTCTTTTGTTCCAAGTTACATGGTGTATTATTTTGGTGAATGTTTCACATTCATGCTGAAACATTATCGGTCCTTGATAGTGTGCATTCTTTCAGTGAGTAACATTAGAGAGTGTAAGAGATGTCTTCTGTTCTGACCCAAACGTTTTTCACTGCGGTCGTCTTTaagctaactaaaactaaactaaatggtAAAAAGATATACCCTAAGCTTTGATTTGCATTTGAAATGGTTAACCATTCACAGAATGAGCAAGACCGCTTTCTTTCACTTGTATATTATCAATCTGAATATGGATTTATAGAGGCCAAAATCCTCCACAGTGGTTTTGTaactgttttaatcaaatataattaaagaaatcTATTTTGAATAGGGTACAGTAGGATTACCTTCTTAAACCTCTTAAATAAGGGACTTGCTGCACTGTTTGCTGCTATTTtgcacaataatttttttcttctgaaagcaGTACCTGCATGTGCTGATAATATTACATTTGTGCTTTACAGGATGTCTTAATTGATGAGGAGGGTCTCAGTGAGGAAGAGAGGGCCAGACGGAAAGCAGAGAGGCGGAAAGCCAAGAGGAAGGTGAGAGGAGTTGAACTTTAACACACTATGTACAAGAATAAATCCACTTTAACCTAGAGCTGACTGTCAGGGTAGATCTATTgagcattgtgttttttttcttattgtgaaCAGAGCCCTAAATAGAGCCCTAAGTAGATTTTATTACATGCATTGTGTTGCTgccaaacatacattttaatttgtctttttattttatttttttagcgtcATCGTCAGCGAAAGAAACTAGAGCGGGGTAAAAAGGATGAAAGTACTGAACAGGTAAATTGAAACTAGTTTAAGGCTGAGGATGGTGTGAGAGGGCTTAGACAGAATATCATTAGAGAGTTTTCTATATTGTGTATTCCCCGGTATGCAAATATATCTGCGTGAGAGTACTACTTAAAGGTTATATACACATTTGAGTGACAAGGAAACATGCATGAGTGAGAAAATAAAGAGTGTGACGCACTTGATAGTGTTAAGTACAATAAGCAGTGAAAATGAACTCTGTGTGGTGCTCTCTCtgactgacaaacacacacacacacacactcaggaagCACCTTTCCCAGACAGCATGCAATCACCAATTTGGGAAGTGCatgatgtttaattaaattattaagcaCAATAAGCAGTGAAAAGGAACTCAATCTGCTGCTCGTGCGACTAGCACACAGCCGAAGTTTGCGTACTGAAAGCCCCTCTCTCAGACAGCGTGTGTTCGCAAAAACAGATCTCTTTCATGTTTCATGATGCTTGACACACACAATTGTCAAAATGCTCGTTGTGTGGAGTGTTCACCTAAACGCAGTCGGTTATGTGTTAAATGAACATAAACAGTTGTGTGAAAAGCGGATGTGTTTCAGTATATTGGACAAATTCAgcttgtcttaaagggacagcaccATTATTTACCTGCTTCTGTCTgtcattattaatgttaatgatTCACTGCATTTGACTAAATCACTGGATTTTTAGTAAGAATCGGTTCATGTTTGATTGGtgcagtgaagactatgcagtgttttatttatacactttattCTGTAATATTACTAAGTTAAACCTAGCCTACTGAagctaaataaattaagtttgtttcatatttatttgttctattttgtTTGTACTTTGcttatttgtcttatttttaataataataataaaaaaactatatcgTGTTATATatagttaatgtgatataaaattgatcatgcaataaaataagattttggtTATATTGTCCACCCCTAATTGCTACAAATCAGTGCATCATGTTCAGAAATGTCACTTACAACCATATTTATTGGGAATTTAAGAAAGCatgttaaaaatagttgtttttGTTGCACACACACGgtctaaaaatgcatttatttgatcaaaaatacagtaaaatagtaatattttttttatattatgaccatttcaaataaaaatagttttctatttgaatatcttcggaaatgtaatttattcctgtgatgcttaAGCTGAATGTTCCGCTGCCATTATTtcaaagtcacatgatccttaagaaatcattctaattcagcttcctttgaaatatttatttgtaacagtgtaaaagtctttactctcTTGTTGGTtgctagttgttgttttttattactattgtattataatcccatttatttcttttaatttacatAGATTTTCCATGAAAATAGCCATAGATGCTGGTGtagcaataaaaacaaacaataattattaaaatgtgtatatatttgttttcaggGGGAGGAGAATGGCGGAGCTGATTCTGAACTTGACGAGTCTGAGGAGTCTGAGCCAGAGGAGGTGGAAGCTATAGGCCTTTCAAAGGTGGAAGAGAAGCCAGTTGCTCCTTTAAGTAAAAGTTCATCTGAAGCTCCACTGGCATCAGGGAACAAAAGCAACCGGCAGCCGACGGCCCGGTCTAGTGAGGAGGTACGAAAACTGAGCCAACTATACTGTTTCCGCTGATGGATGCTGAGAGTTTAGATTtgaatgtttaattgtttaaatgaCTTACTTTGACACTGTTTCTTCATCTTTAGGACCCGGGGTGGGATGTGAATAGTGCTTTTGTTGCCAATGCCGTCAGTCATATTCGACCCAAAGCTAAAAGTAAAGGAGCTCACAAGTCGAAAGAGAACAAGGAAAATGAAAGCAGACCAGGAGAAGTGAGTTTTTGTAATGGTTTATATAATGTCCTGTGGTCTGTTACCATGTGCCAGCTTCCCATACTCTTGTGTGGTAAAGGTGGAGCCCATAAATGCTGAACGTTGGGATTCTTGGTTATTAACATAGTTCATAAATCTGTTGGTGCTGTCACTTTGGGCTTATATGACGGCTTCTTTTCCTTTCAGCTGGTAGTACTGCAACTGTCCTGATGGATTGCATGTTTTAACTTTACTATAGATATTGCCTTTATCCGCCGAGGTCAATTGTTTTGTGCTTATAGAACATGTTGAATttaaacacgttttttttttttttataacttctgTGTGTAGTTTTGCACATGACTTCTTCCTGCATCTCCTACATGTTATTTTGAAAAGTACTTCTGTGTGTCtttcatattttagtttgtttggtTTTTCTTACATTTAGTGTGCACTACAATTCAAAAATAGGTaatagtacattttttaaaaaaatgaatgtaatcaaggatgccttaaattgatcaaatatttaataataatgtgtccccagtaacaaataaatgcagccttggtgagcataagagacttctttcaaagcaGTGTACTATGGTAGTGTACTATTGTCATATTccagtaatataaaataatgtgttttttttttttttttatatacaggtCATTGGCTTATCAGATGCTAACACTAAAAGAAGTGCCTTACTAGTAGGTGTgtaaaatgtctttctttctgATACATTTCTTTCTGATACAGAGAAGGGAGGAatgtctagtgtgtgtgtgtgtgtgtgtgttttgtagttCACCCTAACATTAAAATGGTCATTGTTCCAAACTTAAATTTCATAatttggcttcagaagacttgtccACATTCATTATTGGAAATATATTTCAGGATGTACTTCAAAAAGAAGTTGGTTTGGAAAGACTTGAAAGAGAATTAATGAACTGAGTTTCATTTTTAGATGATctgttttttaacaatatttcaaatgCTTTAGTAAACCACAAGCTTTCACATTTAAGTttcacactgtttttaaacaggaATATCATAGTCAAACATTTGTCCTGTTATTCTTTACCTATACACATACACaagaaaaataaagacaaatgtcTTTTGAAATTACAAGGCATTCAAATTTAAGCAcctttaatgcaatgcattattttgtcaGTTAGTGCaacacaacatgcttttttgtttcaaagacatatgTCATTATTTTTCTTCCATAATCTCTTCCATATGAGTCCTCCTTTTTCTTCACTCCAGAAAAAGGGATTCGGTTTGTTCAGGAGGGTCAGTACACGCAAGCTCTTAGTCTGTTTACAGAGGCCATCACGTGTGACCCGAAAGACTACAGGTGATGCACTGATATGTGTGAAATCATATCCacatatctttctttttttgttgttattaatggACTTATTTTTGGAAATCAGGTTTTTTGGAAATCGCTCCTACTGCTACTGTTGTCTGGAGCAGTATCCTCTGGCCCTCGCAGATGCTGAGAAGTCCATCCAATTGGCTCCCAATTGGCCTAAAGGCTATTACCGTAGGGGAAGTGCACTAATGGGACTTAAGGTATGGACCAGTGgcatatttatgtgtttttcttcCTGTGCGTGGAGAAAATCTGCGTATAGCTGTGTATCAGTGAATCTGTATGTGGGTTTGTTTGTAATAGAGGTACTGTGAAGCTGAGAAAGCCATGGAACAGGTGCTAAATCTGGACCAAGACTGTGAAGAAGCGGTCAATGACCTCTTGTACTGTAAGGTGCAACAACTTATGGTAAGGACAGGATTTCTCACTTTAGTTAAATTAGTAGAGCATGGACAAAGTTAGCAAAGACAAGGTTATGGGATCGAGGACCAGAGAACAAACTATAGAACGTGCTCATAAAATTAGTACGTTCAGAATGGCCAAAATTGCTTCGTACAAAGCCTCTGCAGGGTTTTTGcaaatcttgttttctttttaatgaaagatcAGTGGGAAAAAATGACACTCGGCCATGATTCACCCATATTTTTGGAGCTACAGAACCTTGGTTGGAATAAAAGCAGCTCAGACATGCCAAggatctccttttttttttttttcacagaagaaagtcaaacaAGTTTTGAATAACAATAGAATGAGAATAATTTCATGTTTGAGTGAAGTATTTTAGTTTAGAACGGggtcagctttaaaaaaaatacttctttgGAAGCAAAAATATTGCAATCCATTAAAATGTATACACCGAAATATAATTTGTGGCctgtaatttacatttagtcacttttcaagattttattcgtcacatacaaaattatatatagcatatataaccagcagtgaaatgtgagtcaggtccgctccatggacagtgcaattattaaagaatacaacacagatgaaaatatacataaataaagctatgtaagaatgaaataaaagtaaacaataaaaatataagaataaaatataaaaaatgtatattgtagaattaaatatagaacgcaaaataatgtgcatgagtgtaaactgtagtcttaaatattaagatgtacagggatgtacaatgtgcatatatgcattttattgtagtcttaaatattaagaataCTTAAATACTTTGCAGACAATGCAAGTAATGCAGTGATGGAAAAAAGGTGTTCTCATTATTAGGAGCTTGGATATGATGAGGAACAGAGTATTCAGTTGCTGGAAAAATACAACACCGTGCAGGATGTTGTTGCAGCCAAGGGTAAGCAGAGCCCTTTTTCATTTTGCCTAATTTTATATTGAGCCACACGAGGGTGCTCTTGATACACTGATTTACATTAGAAACATCGGAAGTTATTCTTGACCACAATCTTGAATTACAGTAGAAGTTGTTTTGTAACACACAAAACAATGaacacagaaatgttattttaaagaactgatttctgactttatatattttaaatatataaaatacattcctgatgcagagctgaattttcagcaccattactccagtctccagtgtcacatgatctttctcTGCCAACATAAACATCTAAACTCTGCTTTATTGTGCATAACACCCTTTTGATAATTCGCTACACTCAATTCATTTCTCATGGCTaatttttgatgtttattatacAGCTTCAAATCAGGACTGTGTTCTCCTCCAGCCAGGGTAAGCCATCATTTAACTAATTTCAGTTTAcatctttgcatttatttatttttgaaatgttgCTCTCTCCAATTAATTCTGTATCCATATTTACCTTTCTGTCTTTTCCCCTCTCTTTCACAAGTCCTTGCAATTCCTTGTGGGTGGGAAACGTGACCACAGAACTGACAGAGAAACATCTGCGGGACCTCTTCAAAATGTGAGATTCGAATCCACATTGTCCTTTTACAAAATTGGAGTTCTAAAACAATTTGCAATGacttgtgttttcatttttgttgatGTTTGCCAGCTATGGAGAAATTGACAGCATTCGGGTTCTGCACGAACGTTTCTGTGCGTTTGTTAACTTTAAGAATGCCAACATGGCCTCCCGTGCGATGGAGAAACTCCATGTAAGGGTAACCTTGATGATAATTaagtattattgttgttgttattgttatcattattaatcAAGTATCTTTTGTTTTATAaagatgtgatatatatataaaagaatgaatatatatttatgtattaacaCGCACTCTTCTCAGGGACATTTTATTGAGAATACCCGACTAGTGATTCGATATCCAGATCGACGGATTCAGAGAGTCCTGCCGTCACCTGCAATTCAACAACCTGCAGGGGCTGCTGGGTAATTCAGTCTCTTTGTTGTTAATGAGAGAAGTAATGGTGCTTGCTTTTGATGTTATCAACAGCACTTACTgttttctataaaaaaacaaatgttttttaaaagagaCACGGATGTCCAAACAAATTCGTGGTTATTCCAGGCCAAGACGCAGAGGTCCTGTCAACGAAGATGAGTGTTACTTTTGGAGGACCACCGGCTGTCATTTTGGAGATAGGTGTCGCTTTAAGCACATTCCCGATCATCGAGGAAAAGATTGGCAACCTTGAGTCAACGCCAGCCTCTTTGGGAGATGACTCCATGACTGAAGGGACTGTAAACTTCACTTTGATTAACTGTAGGTCAGGACTAGTATTGTGGATCAGAGTCTTACAACGGCTCTCTTGAGGTCAGAGTTCTTCACTGTCAGACTCCGAACCTCACAGGGTTTTAAAGC is from Carassius auratus strain Wakin chromosome 13, ASM336829v1, whole genome shotgun sequence and encodes:
- the LOC113112412 gene encoding hsp70-Hsp90 organizing protein 1-like isoform X2, producing the protein MVGLMKFSLDFSRLLGLSGSSDERPEEMDTGALPEQNDHTLSQDVLIDEEGLSEEERARRKAERRKAKRKRHRQRKKLERGKKDESTEQGEENGGADSELDESEESEPEEVEAIGLSKVEEKPVAPLSKSSSEAPLASGNKSNRQPTARSSEEDPGWDVNSAFVANAVSHIRPKAKSKGAHKSKENKENESRPGEVIGLSDANTKRSALLVEKGIRFVQEGQYTQALSLFTEAITCDPKDYRFFGNRSYCYCCLEQYPLALADAEKSIQLAPNWPKGYYRRGSALMGLKRYCEAEKAMEQVLNLDQDCEEAVNDLLYCKVQQLMELGYDEEQSIQLLEKYNTVQDVVAAKASNQDCVLLQPGPCNSLWVGNVTTELTEKHLRDLFKIYGEIDSIRVLHERFCAFVNFKNANMASRAMEKLHGHFIENTRLVIRYPDRRIQRVLPSPAIQQPAGAAGDTDVQTNSWLFQAKTQRSCQRR
- the LOC113112412 gene encoding hsp70-Hsp90 organizing protein 1-like isoform X1 is translated as MVGLMKFSLDFSRLLGLSGSSDERPEEMDTGALPEQNDHTLSQDVLIDEEGLSEEERARRKAERRKAKRKRHRQRKKLERGKKDESTEQGEENGGADSELDESEESEPEEVEAIGLSKVEEKPVAPLSKSSSEAPLASGNKSNRQPTARSSEEDPGWDVNSAFVANAVSHIRPKAKSKGAHKSKENKENESRPGEVIGLSDANTKRSALLVEKGIRFVQEGQYTQALSLFTEAITCDPKDYRFFGNRSYCYCCLEQYPLALADAEKSIQLAPNWPKGYYRRGSALMGLKRYCEAEKAMEQVLNLDQDCEEAVNDLLYCKVQQLMELGYDEEQSIQLLEKYNTVQDVVAAKASNQDCVLLQPGPCNSLWVGNVTTELTEKHLRDLFKIYGEIDSIRVLHERFCAFVNFKNANMASRAMEKLHGHFIENTRLVIRYPDRRIQRVLPSPAIQQPAGAAGPRRRGPVNEDECYFWRTTGCHFGDRCRFKHIPDHRGKDWQP